In Juglans microcarpa x Juglans regia isolate MS1-56 chromosome 4S, Jm3101_v1.0, whole genome shotgun sequence, a single window of DNA contains:
- the LOC121262930 gene encoding diacylglycerol kinase 7-like has translation MGSPSTGETTRIAARASMIDSLRGCALLGSQIDKAELRRRLLMPQYLRLAVRDSIRSKDPTAGMTWMHDRGGDEENLEPPEAPMIVFINPRSGGRHGPVLKERLQQLIAEEQVFDLADVKPFEFVQYGLKCLEMLADLGDSCAKETREKMRVMVAGGDGTVGWVLGSLGELKKQGREPFPPVGIIPLGTGNDLSRSFGWGGSFPFAWKSAVKRSLHKAITGPICRLDSWHILLSMPVGEVADPPYSLKLTEECALDEGLEVEGELPDKVTCYEGVFYNYFSIGMDAQVAYGFHHLRNEKPYLAQGPITNKLIYSGYSCTQGWFFTPCASSPSLRGLRNILRIHVKKVNCSEWEEIPVPSSVRAIVTLNLHNYGSGTNPWGNLKPEYLEKRGFVEAHPDDGLLEIFGLKQGWHASFVMVELISAKHIAQAAAIRMEFRGGEWKDGYMQMDGEPWKQPMSKDYSTFVEIKRIPFQSLVIGGE, from the exons ATGGGGTCTCCGTCGACGGGCGAAACGACGCGGATCGCGGCGAGGGCGTCCATGATCGATTCTTTAAGGGGGTGCGCGCTGTTGGGGAGCCAGATTGACAAGGCCGAGCTCCGGAGGAGGCTCCTGATGCCGCAGTACCTCCGCCTTGCCGTCCGCGACTCCATCCGGTCCAAGGACCCGACCGCCGGCATGACCTGGATGCACGACCGCGGCGGCGACGAGGAAAACCTTGAGCCGCCCGAGGCCCCGATGATCGTCTTCATCAACCCGCGCAGCGGTGGGCGCCACGGCCCCGTGCTCAAGGAGAGGCTCCAGCAATTGATTGCCGAAGAACAG GTTTTTGACCTGGCAGATGTGAAGCCTTTTGAGTTTGTCCAATATGGGTTGAAATGCCTAGAGATGCTTGCTGATCTGGGCGACTCTTGTGCCAAAGAGACTCGTGAAAAGATGAGGGTTATG GTTGCTGGAGGTGATGGTACAGTTGGTTGGGTGCTGGGAAGCCTTGGAGAACTTAAGAAACAGGGTAGGGAGCCATTTCCTCCTGTAGGAATCATTCCACTCGGTACTGGAAATGACCTATCTAGGAGTTTTGGTTGG GGTGGTTCATTTCCTTTTGCATGGAAATCAGCTGTCAAAAGATCACTCCACAAAGCTATTACAGGTCCTATCTGCCGTTTGGATAG TTGGCATATTCTGCTGTCAATGCCAGTCGGTGAAGTTGCTGATCCACCCTACTCCCTGAAGCTTACAGAAGAGTGTGCTCTTGATGAG GGTTTGGAAGTTGAGGGGGAGTTGCCTGATAAAGTGACTTGTTATGAAGGAGTGTTTTACAATTACTTTAGCATTG GAATGGATGCTCAAGTTGCTTATGGCTTCCACCATTTACGCAATGAAAAACCTTATCTTGCACAAGGTCCAATTACAAACAAG CTTATCTACTCTGGTTACAGTTGCACTCAAGGTTGGTTCTTCACACCTTGTGCGAGCAGTCCGAGTTTAAG GGGCCTAAGGAACATTTTAAGGATACATGTCAAAAAGGTCAATTGCTCAGAATGGGAGGAGATTCCTGTTCCGTCAAG TGTAAGGGCAATAGTCACTTTAAATCTTCATAACTACGGAAGTGGAACAAATCCATGGGGAAATTTGAAGCCAGAGTATTTGGAAAAG AGAGGCTTTGTCGAGGCCCATCCTGATGATGGTCTACTAGAAATATTTGGTCTAAAGCAAGGATGGCATGCATCATTTGTCATGGTCGAACTCATCTCTGCCAAACACATCGCCCAG GCTGCAGCAATTCGAATGGAATTTAGAGGTGGGGAGTGGAAAGATGGATATATGCAGATGGATGGGGAGCCATGGAAACAGCCAATGAGCAAGGACTACTCAACATTTGTGGAAATTAAGAGGATCCCTTTTCAATCACTTGTGATAGGTGGAGAGTGA